The window CGACTGCCGCGAGCACTGCTGCCACGAACGGCCCTTCTCGACGACGGACGTAGTCCAGGGTGCGCTTCACCACGCCGGAGTGTAGTGTCAGCGCGCCCTAGGCGGTATTCGCCGCTCGAGGCCGTGGGTCCTCGGACTGCCGGGCCTAGCCGGCGATGAGGGCGCGGACCACGCCGCCGAAACCGCGACGGTGCGCGGCCTGCACGGCCAATGGCGTCTGCACGAGCCTACCCCGGGCCGCGAGCTCGGCGAGGTGCTGGGCGCGCCTGGCCAGAGCAGGACTCTTCAGGGCCGCCTCGGCCTCTTTCTCGCGTATGTAAGATTCGAACATCATCTCGCACCTCCACGCGCAGGTTAGCCGCGGGGTTGGCGCGGGAAATCGAACCGCGGCCCGATGCGGGCCTCGGACTTTAGGCCGAGTTGAGTGGCAGGCCCTCTGACGCGGGCCTCAGGCGCCGGCCCTGTGGAGCATCTGCGAGAAGTGGCGCCACTGCCGCTCCCAGGCGGCCTGGAGCCCCGCGCGCACGCGCGAAGCGATCAGGTTGCATTCGCGCATGTTGGCGTGGGTCACCAGGCGCTGGATGCGCACGTCTGCCCAGCGAATGTGGCGCTCCTCATCCAAGGTTATCTTGTGCAAGACCTGGGCGAGCGAGGCGTCCACGTGGGGCATGGCGTGATAGCACCTGTCGACCGTGTAGGGCTTCACGCCGCGGTACAGGGCGAACAACCTCTGGAGGTCGTCTCCGGCCTCCTCCGCCTGGGCGAAGGCCCTGGTACCGGCGTCTTTGGGGCCGGAGGTGATCCTGCCGCCGAGGCGTCTGATCTGCTCTCCGATCATCGTCGCGTGACGGCGCTCGTCGATGAGGTGGCGGGAAAGGCCGGACTCCAGTTCGCTGTCAGCGGTCTCAGCCCGCCACTTCTCCAGCAGGGCTATCGTGCTGAGCTTGGTCTGCCAGAGACGCTGCAGGACTTCGATGACTGGCGCCGGCTGCGGCCGGGTCGCTGGTTGCTGCCGTTTGAGCATGGTCCACCCTTCACCAACAACTTCGGCCGGTCGGGGCAAAATCCGTGCTTTTTCGCGCCGGTCCAGGTCGATCTATATGAATCCGTAACACCGCCGGCTCGTTCCGGTCGGCGCTGGCGCTGGGGGCGCAAGCAGGTCCAGGTCTAAGGCGATGGCCGCAGGCCGTCAGGCGACGTTCGCGCGCTTGTTGGCCAGCCGCAACCTTTGCACCGGCGAAAGCTCGCGCTCGGGCGCCATGCGTTCGCGGCGCTCCTCCTTGGCCTGCTCGATGCCCAGCTCCGCGGATGCAAGCAACTCGTCCCGTGTCCCCCCGTCTTCGGGATAGGAGACGATCGCGGCCGAAGCCGAAATCACCTGCTTTTCGCCAGAGGCGTCATCGAACACGGAGAGCGCCGAGAGCTTCTTCATGATCGACGATGTGAGTTCCACTGCTACGGCGCGGTTCGTCTCCGGCAGTAGGACGGCGAACTCATCGCCGCCGTAGCGGGCCACCATCTCCGGCGGCGCAACAGTCGCCGCCAGGGTCATCGCGACGGCGCGCAGGACGCGGTCGCCGAGCGTGTGCCCAAAGTTGGCGTTGAACTCGCCGAAGTCGTCGATGTCGAACAGGATGACCGATAGCCCGCGACCGTAGCGCCGGGCTCTCAGCACCTCCTGCTCTAGGGCTTCCAGGAAGTGGCGCCGGGTAAACGCCCATGTGACGGGGTCGATACCGCCGAAGCGCGTCGTCTCCTCTCCGGCCATCAGGTCTTTCAGGGCAAGCGTGCAGTGTCCGGCCACGAGCTCCAGGATCTCGATGTCGGGCTCGGAGCCCGAGAACATGAACACGCAGAGTCCGAAGGTCTCGCCTTCCATGACCAGCGGGACGCTGGCGACACGCGTGATCTGCAGCTCCTTCTTGATCGCGTCGATGGCCTCGCGGTCCAGGCCCTCGTCGAAGACGTTGCGCAGGTCGTCCTCGACTACGACCTCGCCGCCTTCCATGACGTTTCGGCGCCAACTGCGCAGCGGCAGCGGGAATTCGGCGTCGGCCAGGTTGTAGTTGGCGGCGAGACACGCCTGCTCGATGCCATGGTCCTCCACGTTTGCCAGGGGCGAGGCGTGGAGGATGTCGCGCCTGCGGTCCAGGAGAAGCGGGTAGGTCACCACCGCGCCGGTCACCCTCGGCGAGCGCTCCAGAAACAGCGCCAGCATTTCCTCCATGGTCCCAGCGCTGTGCAGGAAGAGGCTGAGTACGGCGAGCTCGTTGAGCCTCTCGGCGCGCACGTAGACTTCTTCCGCGCTCAGGCGGCGGCGGGGCTCCGGGCGCGCGGCGCGGCGAAGCGCCTCTGGGTCCAGGCCCTCGGGCTTCTTCTTGTTGCCGCCGAACCGCGACATCAGCCTCATGAATCCTCTCCTGCCGTATCAGGCCGCCCTGGTATCGGAGCCCGACAGACGCACGACTGCTCTGTTTCCGTCGATCTCAACCTGGCAACCTCGCTCGAATGCATAGGAGATCGCGTCTTCGATGTCCTCCGCTGGTGGCAGGTCGCGCTCCTCCATCTGCACGGTCACGGAGTGCGAGGAGTAGTTCGCCAGGTTCGCGGTAGCGGCGCGCTCCAGCCGGGCGAGCGTGCGATACACCCGCACGAGTTCCACGCGACCCTCCCTGTCCTCGATGATCATGCAGGCCGGCGACAGGAACGACTTGTCCAGGAGCGCCTCGTAGTGAGGGATGCGCATCTCCGGGCGCGGCATGGCAGACGGCGTCTCCGCCGAGTCCGGACCTTCGAGCTCGGCGCGCGCTTCCATCACTGCCATGCGCACCTTCTCCCGGACATCGTCCTCGTCCAGCGGAGGAGTGGCCTTCTCGACCTCGGCTTCCTCTCCTTGCGCCATGGCCGGAGCGACAGATGGCTCGGCCGGTTCGATCGACGCGACCTCATCGTCAGGAACGTCAGGTTCCGATAGGACGGCGCCCGCTCCCAGCTCAGCCTTGAGCTGTTCGACCGCCCGGCGCACCTGTTCCCGCACGTCCTCGTCCTCTGCGGGCGCCGGCGGCCTCGCCTCAGGTTGCGCTGGCTCCGTTGGCCACCCGCCTTCGCGCAGAGACGGCGATGCTGACCACTGTCCCCAGGCGCCGCCCAACGACGCGGGAGCGGCAGTCCACCCCGAAGCCGGCTCTGGCGTTGGACGCCAGGCTTCGTCGAACGTGGTTGCGGCGCCAGCGCTCTCTTGCGCCGTCATTGCCTCTGGCTGAGGCGTCCCAGGGCCCTCGTCCGCCGCCGCGGCTCCGGGTCCAGCGAGTGCCGCCGGCAGGAGGCCTGCCAGCGCCTCTTCGAGCCGATCGAGGGCTGCACGAAGCTGCGAGATCGAGTCGCGCACATGCGCAACCGCGGCTTCAGCAGCTCCGTCTGCGGGCGCACGAAGGTCTTGCATCGTTGGGGAGTAGCTCCTGCTGGTCTTCTACGTAAGATTGTCGGCGGTCTCAGGGCAAACCTGAGAGCCCGGCGCGGCGGAGAAAAGGTTGCGCCATGCTAGAATTCGGCGGGCCGTGTGGGACGGCCGCACCCTAGGGAAACGCCCCTGCTACGCCTCTCTCGTTCCCGCCTGGCGCCCCTGCTCTCGGCCGCGCTTTTCGTCTGGCTGGCCTACCTTGTCCTCCTCCCCCTGAGCTACAACGAGCTCGACGTCTTCGACGCCACGCGGCGCATGCAGGTCCTCTTCGGCGCCGCGGCGCTTGCTTATCTTGCGCACCTGGCCTGGCACCGCCGGCTACCGGGGCCGACGCGGCTTGACTGGCCGCTGCTCGGGGTGATTGCAGCCTACGGGGTCGCCATCGCGCTCTCGATCTACCCCCGCTTCAGTCTCGAGGCTGCCGTTGTCCCGGCGCTAGCGGTTTTCACTTTCTACATGCTCTCCGACCTCGAGGAGGTGACTCCCCGGGCGATGGTCCGTGGCCTTGCGGCCGTCGGGCTTGCCGGCGCCGTACTCGCGCTCTGGGACGCCGGCGAGGAATACGCCTCCCGCCTCTCCCTCCTGTCCGCGGTTGCCGGCGGCGTCAGTCTGCGCGACATCGTGCCTCCGGCCGTACCGCGCGTCGAAGGTGTGGGCGACCACGTGAACATGATCGCCCTCGCCTTCAATATCACGCTGCCCTTCGTCCTGCTCCTGGCCTTGCAGGGCGACCGGACCGAAAGGCTTGTCGCCCGGGCCGGGGCGGGTGTCATGCTGCTCGCCCTCTTCCTGACGCTGTCCCGCGGCGCCTGGGTAAGCGCGGCCATCGCCTTGCCCCTGTTCGCTGTGTTGTATCGGCTGCATGGCCGCGCCAGCGGGCTGCGCCTCCCCAGGCCGCCTTCGCGGTTGATCCTTGCTGGCGCGGCGCTATCGATGCTGGCCGTTGCTGTCGCCGCCGTCCTCGTCGCCTCGCGCTGGGAGTCTCGCCCCCAATGGCTCTTCCGGTCCTCCCTCTCGCCTCGCTACGACGCCTTCGAGGTCGGCCTGGAGATCGCGCGCGACGAGCCCTTCACGGGCGCCGGACCGAACTCCTACAGCCTTCTGTACAACGTCTACAGCGGCGACTACCCCATCGAGAACTTTCATCCCCACAACGGCTACCTCGCCGTCGTCGTGGACGCGGGGCTCCTTGGCGCGGCCGCAGTGGGGATTGCCGCGCTTGTGCTGGTCCTGAGCCTGGTGCGCGTTTTCCGGCAGGCGCCGGCAGGAAGCCGAGCGATGGCCGCGGCTTGCATGTCCGCCCTCGCGGCCCTTGCCGTGCATGGCGTCTTCGACATGCCCAACCAGTCGAAGACGGCACTGCTTCTGCTCGCCGCTGTCAGCGCGCTGGCGTCGAAGCTCGATCGTCCGGGAGTGTCGCCGCGCGTTGCTTCGACCTCGAACATCCCCAGGCTGGCAATGCTGGCTTTTGTGCCCCTGGCGTTGGCCGGGTGGCTCTGGACGGACCGCGGCCACGCCGCGTACGACGACAGCCTTGCCGACCTGGCAAGAGGGGACTTCGACCGGGCGGCCCGGGAGGCGCTCTGGGCCACGGAGAGAGACCCCGACTACGCCGCCTACCACCTCCACGCCGGCGTTGTCCAGACCATTGCTTACTTCGTCCACAACAACCGCGGTGATCCCCTGCCCGCGTTGCTGGATGGCGGCATCGCTTCCCTGGAGCGCAGCCTCGAGCTCGAGCCCCGCGGCGGCATCGCCCACATCAACCTCGCCCTGGCCCTCCAGGCGAGGAACGAGAGGGAGAGGGCAGTCGAGCACGCCGCCCTCGCGGTCTTTCGCGCCCCCGGCGACGGCACGATTGCCGGAGCCGCAGGCACGATCTTCGAGTGGGCCGGCCGCCGGGAGGAGGCGATCGACGCCTACGCCCGCGCCGTGACCCACGATGCGTCGCTCATTGAATCGCGCTTCTGGGACACGACGCCTTTCCGCCGCGAGGTCCGGTCTGAGGTCATCGCGCGGACGTTCCTAACGGACTGCCGGAAAGCCCGCGTCGTCGCCCTCTACTACGCATACCCGCAAGACGACCTCGCCGCGCTCACGAGCGCCTGCCGGCGTCTGGTGGAAAGATGGCCCTCAGATGCACGTGCCCGCTCGGACCTGGCTATTGCCCTCCAGAGCACTGGCGCGCGGGAAGAGGCCCTGGCCCACGCCCGACGCGCCGTCGCACAGGAGCCGGACAATGCCTACGCGCGCACGGCGCTCGGCTTCGCCTTGCTGGCGCCTGATACCGCGGCGCAAGCGCGCAGGGAACTGGCCCTCGGGCTCTACCTGGGCGATCCCGATGCCGCCGTGCTCCTGCACATGTACTACCAGTCGAGTCAGCTCAGCCCGGACCGGGAAGTGCCGGAAGAGGTGCTGGACCGCCTGGACTCAATGCTTGCCACTGCCGCCCCCTTCGTCTACGAAGGCGGCCGCCAGCAGTACCTCCTCGGCATCCTCTACTACCGGCCTCGCTACTTCCGTGAGTCGCCTGTCGCCATCCTGATACCCAGCGGCCCCGATGGCTGGCTGGCCCTGAGCTCCCCGCGCGCGGAGCGCATCGAGGCGGCTCTGCGGGCGGCCGGCAGGCGCTAGAATACCGACTGGCGATGAGGCGGCCACCATCGGGCAGAGCCCGCGGTCTGCCCCGCGTCCCTTATGCTTCCAGGCGTCCCTGGCGTAATGGACGCTTACAGCGCCTGTGGATATGCTGCAGGGCAGTACCCCGCCGTATTCTGGAGGAGTTCCGCGAGTGACAGCCACCACGAAGAAGTCCCTCTATGACCTCGGCGAGACACCACCCCTGGGGTTCATCCCGGAGAAGATGCATGCTCAGGTAATCCGCCAGAGCCGTTACGGACCGCCTACCCAGGCCTTCGCCCACGAGATCGTCGATGTGCCGTCGATCGAGCCGAACGAAGTCCTGGTCTATGTCATGGCGGCAGGCATCAACTACAACAACGTCTGGGCTGGCCTCGGCATCCCGGTCGACATAGTGCGCCTGCACAAGCAGATGAACGAGGCGGGTGACGACGAGGGCTACCACATCGGCGGTTCCGACGCCTCCGGCATCGTGTACGCCGTCGGCAGCCAGGTCACCAACGTCAAGGTCGGCGACGAGGTCGTCGTGCACTGCGGCATGTGGGACGAGAACGACCCCTACGTCAAGGCGGGTAACGACCCCATGTTCAGCCCCACCTTCCGGATCTGGGGCTACGAGAGCAATTGGGGTTCGTTCGCGCAGTTCACCAAGGTCCAGGCCCACCAGTGCCTCCCCAAGCCGCCCCATCTGACCTGGGAAGCCGCCGCCGCCTACATGCTCGTCGGCGCGACCGCTTACCGGATGCTCACGAACTGGACGCCGCACAACGTGCGCGAGGGAGATGTCGTCCTCGTCTGGGGCGGCTCTGGCGGCCTGGGCTCACAGGCGATCCAGATCGTGAAGGCCTTCGGCGGTATCCCCATCGCCGTCGTGTCGAGCGAGGAGCGCGGCAACTTCTGCATGAGCCTCGGGGCCAAGGGCTACATCAACCGCAAGCAGTTCGACCACTGGGGCCGCTTGCCCGACTGGACGGACGATGCCGCGATACAGAAGGCCACCCTGGGCTTCCGCGCCTTCGGCAAGGCGATCTGGGATATCCTCGGCGAGCGGCGGAACCCGCGCATCGTCTTCGAGCACCCGGGCCAGGACACCATTCCGACCTCGATGTTCGTCTGTGACACGGGCGGCATGGTCGTCATCTGCGCCGGCACCACCGGCTACAACGCCGACGTCGACCTGCGCTACCTCTGGATGCGGCAGAAGCGGCTCCAGGGCTCTCACTTTGCCAATGACGAGGATGCGGCCGGCTTCAACAACCTCGTCATGGAGGGCAAGATCGACCCCTGCCTGGGCCAGGTCTTCTCCTTCGACGAAGTCGGCCTTTGCCATCAGCTGCTGCACGAAAACCGGCATCCGGACGGCAACATGGCGATCCTCGTCGGTGCGCCGCGGCCGGGCATGAAGGAAGTGCCGTAGGCCGTCACGGATCAACGGGCAGCCAGCGGCGCCGGGGCGTCCCCTTGTGGCGCCCCGGCCCTCATTTTCGCCGCGGCGCCGTCTAGTCTGTGGTCAAATCGCACTCGCGGAGGCCAGCTCGAAGTGGCGATAGCCGCCGGACCCGCGCCTGAGGCGGCGCCTTTGCCGAAGGTGGGCGCCCAGGCCCGCCATCCCGGCGCGCGGGCAACGCCCGTGCTCGCCTTTGGGGCCATCGGAGCAGCCGTCGTCGCTCGCGTGGTCGCGGAAGGCTGGGTGTCCGACGACGCGATGATCACGTTCCGCTACGCGCGGAACCTGGTCGACGGCTACGGGCCGGTGTTCAACGTCGGCGAGCGCGTCCAGGGCTACACCCACCCCCTCTGGCTCCTGGTGCTCTCCCTGGCCTCGCTCATCTACGACGACGCCGTCTACCTTTCTGTCGTCCTCGGGGCCGGGTTCACCCTGGCCACATTCGCAGTCCTCGCGCACGCCTTGACCCGCCTCGCTGGCGACTGGAGGGCCGGGCTTCTCCTGACAGCATTGCTGGGCGGGCTCTTCGCCTCCAGTGAGGCCTGGGTCTCTTTTCAGACGTCGGGGCTGGAGAATTCGCTCTCGCACCTTCTCCTGGCGTTGCTCGTGGCCATGGTGGCGTCAGGCCGGAGGCCGGCGCTGCCGCCGCTCGCCGCCCTGTGCTCGCTGCTGGTCCTTACCAGGCCGGACTTCGCGCTCCTGGTGGCCCCGCTCGCCCTCGCTGCGGCCTGGGAGCGCCGGCGCGACCCGCGTGAGCTTGCCCTCTCGGTCGCGGCCTGCGCGCCACTGTTCGCCTGGCTGGCCTTCGCCTGGGCCTACTACGGCGCCCCTTATCCAAACACGGCCTCGGCGAAGCTGGGTATCTACCCAGACCTTGGCTCTGCCATCGACCAGGGGCTGCGCTACCTGGCGGACTGGGCCCGCTACGAACCGGCGCCCGTAATGGCCGCGGCTTTCCTCGGCGTGGTGGGGGCGGCCCTCGCGCGGGGCAGCTATCCGCGGCTGCTCGCGCTTGGCGCCGCGCTCTACGTCGCCTATGTCGTCCTCATCGGCGGCGACTTCATGCGCGGCCGCTTCCTGTTGCCGAGCTTCGTGGTCGCAGCCCTGCTCGGGGCCTTCGCCCTGGCGCCGCGCCTCAGGCGCTGGCCGCTCCTCTCGAGGCCGCTGGGCCTGGGCGTCGCGATCTTCGGCATCGCCATCGCCTGCGGAGCCTGGCAGGCCCTGGCGCCCGCCCAGGACCGGGACGTCGGCGCGAACGGCATTGTCAACGAGAGGCTGTTCTACGATGGTTTCGACATCTGGGACTATCGGCGCACAGGCCGCCTGACGCTGGCCGAAATCGATGTCACGGCGATCGCTGCGACCCTGAAGGGCTTCGCCGCGCAGTGCGGCCCGTTCGCGATCCACTGGGGCACGCCAGGCACGCTGGGCTACCTCACCGGCCCCGAGGTCTCCCTCATCGACACCATTGGCCTCACGGACGAGTACATCTCGAGGCTATCCAGAAGCGCGCTCGTGATCTCGCCGCCGCGGCCGGGCCATCCCTACCGCTACATTCCCGTCTCCTACCTGGCCTCAAGGGGCGACATCGCGCTGGTGCCGGGTTGGTGGGAGCGCGCGGAGGCCGGGGACTGTTCGCTGCTCTCCGAGCCGGCGAAGCTGGCCGGCTCCAGAAAGGTCTTCGACGTCTTCTCTGACCTGATCCTGGACCCGCCGCCCGGCAGGTGAACCGCCGCGGGGCCAGCGCTGCTGCCAGGTGGGACGTCCTCGCCGAGGGTCTATACTGCCGGTCAGGGCTGCGCACAGCACCTGAGGGAGCAACGGGCCTGAACATCCACACCTTCACGAAGTCAGACATACCCGAAGCGGCAGAGCTGCTGGCGGCGCGCCACCTGGCCGCGCGCAAGACACACTCCTTCCTCCCGGCCGAATGGGACCAGCCGGAGCGCTGGCAGGAGACCCTTACTGCGGCGCTCGAGGGTGCGAGCGGTGTGGTGGCCACGGATGGCGGGCGCACGCTGGGCTTCATGCTGGGCCGCCGCGACCTGACCGACCAGCGCTCGATGGGCGCGCGCTACGGCGACCCGCGCGCCGGCTTCGTGCCCTTCGAAGGGCACGCTGTGGCGGCCGGCGCCGACGCCCGCC of the Dehalococcoidia bacterium genome contains:
- a CDS encoding ferritin-like domain-containing protein, coding for MLKRQQPATRPQPAPVIEVLQRLWQTKLSTIALLEKWRAETADSELESGLSRHLIDERRHATMIGEQIRRLGGRITSGPKDAGTRAFAQAEEAGDDLQRLFALYRGVKPYTVDRCYHAMPHVDASLAQVLHKITLDEERHIRWADVRIQRLVTHANMRECNLIASRVRAGLQAAWERQWRHFSQMLHRAGA
- a CDS encoding sensor domain-containing diguanylate cyclase, with amino-acid sequence MRLMSRFGGNKKKPEGLDPEALRRAARPEPRRRLSAEEVYVRAERLNELAVLSLFLHSAGTMEEMLALFLERSPRVTGAVVTYPLLLDRRRDILHASPLANVEDHGIEQACLAANYNLADAEFPLPLRSWRRNVMEGGEVVVEDDLRNVFDEGLDREAIDAIKKELQITRVASVPLVMEGETFGLCVFMFSGSEPDIEILELVAGHCTLALKDLMAGEETTRFGGIDPVTWAFTRRHFLEALEQEVLRARRYGRGLSVILFDIDDFGEFNANFGHTLGDRVLRAVAMTLAATVAPPEMVARYGGDEFAVLLPETNRAVAVELTSSIMKKLSALSVFDDASGEKQVISASAAIVSYPEDGGTRDELLASAELGIEQAKEERRERMAPERELSPVQRLRLANKRANVA
- a CDS encoding O-antigen ligase family protein; the encoded protein is MGRPHPRETPLLRLSRSRLAPLLSAALFVWLAYLVLLPLSYNELDVFDATRRMQVLFGAAALAYLAHLAWHRRLPGPTRLDWPLLGVIAAYGVAIALSIYPRFSLEAAVVPALAVFTFYMLSDLEEVTPRAMVRGLAAVGLAGAVLALWDAGEEYASRLSLLSAVAGGVSLRDIVPPAVPRVEGVGDHVNMIALAFNITLPFVLLLALQGDRTERLVARAGAGVMLLALFLTLSRGAWVSAAIALPLFAVLYRLHGRASGLRLPRPPSRLILAGAALSMLAVAVAAVLVASRWESRPQWLFRSSLSPRYDAFEVGLEIARDEPFTGAGPNSYSLLYNVYSGDYPIENFHPHNGYLAVVVDAGLLGAAAVGIAALVLVLSLVRVFRQAPAGSRAMAAACMSALAALAVHGVFDMPNQSKTALLLLAAVSALASKLDRPGVSPRVASTSNIPRLAMLAFVPLALAGWLWTDRGHAAYDDSLADLARGDFDRAAREALWATERDPDYAAYHLHAGVVQTIAYFVHNNRGDPLPALLDGGIASLERSLELEPRGGIAHINLALALQARNERERAVEHAALAVFRAPGDGTIAGAAGTIFEWAGRREEAIDAYARAVTHDASLIESRFWDTTPFRREVRSEVIARTFLTDCRKARVVALYYAYPQDDLAALTSACRRLVERWPSDARARSDLAIALQSTGAREEALAHARRAVAQEPDNAYARTALGFALLAPDTAAQARRELALGLYLGDPDAAVLLHMYYQSSQLSPDREVPEEVLDRLDSMLATAAPFVYEGGRQQYLLGILYYRPRYFRESPVAILIPSGPDGWLALSSPRAERIEAALRAAGRR
- the ccrA gene encoding crotonyl-CoA carboxylase/reductase, giving the protein MTATTKKSLYDLGETPPLGFIPEKMHAQVIRQSRYGPPTQAFAHEIVDVPSIEPNEVLVYVMAAGINYNNVWAGLGIPVDIVRLHKQMNEAGDDEGYHIGGSDASGIVYAVGSQVTNVKVGDEVVVHCGMWDENDPYVKAGNDPMFSPTFRIWGYESNWGSFAQFTKVQAHQCLPKPPHLTWEAAAAYMLVGATAYRMLTNWTPHNVREGDVVLVWGGSGGLGSQAIQIVKAFGGIPIAVVSSEERGNFCMSLGAKGYINRKQFDHWGRLPDWTDDAAIQKATLGFRAFGKAIWDILGERRNPRIVFEHPGQDTIPTSMFVCDTGGMVVICAGTTGYNADVDLRYLWMRQKRLQGSHFANDEDAAGFNNLVMEGKIDPCLGQVFSFDEVGLCHQLLHENRHPDGNMAILVGAPRPGMKEVP